A window of Nocardia arthritidis genomic DNA:
TGGCATTGGGATTCGTGCTCGTGGGCGCGATTTTGGTGATGCTGTTGGTGATTAATGCGGATTTCGGAAACAAGTCGCCCACGACGGTTCCGCATACTACGGGCAACTGCGAGCCGTTCTGCACGGCCCGGCCGACGCAATAGCGCTCACGGCGTCGGCTGCGTGGTGCCGATGCAGAAGGGGTAGCACGGGCCCGAGGTGTAAGGCACGCGGCTCGGGTTCTGGTCGAAATGGGCGCTGCTGACCAGCAATAGAACGATGACCCCGAAGACGATGATCACTACGAACGAGACGACGGCCAGTGGAATCGCAGCGGGATATCGGTGCCTTGCTTCCTCCCCCATGTGCAGGTTCTCGACGAATTGCGATCCACGGTCCCACATAGCCGTACCTCCAGGCGGAGGCATACCCGACCATCCGGGACGTAATCAACCCATCAATCAACCCCTTGCGGCACAAAGCAATCCGTCGCCGACCGGAATGAGCACGCTGGTGAGTTCGGGATCCTCGGCGATGGCGCGGGTCGCCGCGCGCACCGCCTGCGTGGCCGGATCACGTTGCGCCGCATCGGGAACCCGCCCGCCGAGCAGCGCGTTGTACAGCAGGATCGCGCCGCCCGCGCGCAGCAGCCGGACCGCCTGCTGTACGTACTGCGGATGTTCCAGCGGCGCGGCATCGATGAAGACCAGGTCGTAGGCGCCGTCGGCGAGCCGGGGCAGCACATCCAGCGCCCGTCCGTTGATCAGCCGGGTGCGGGCGGGCGGGATATCGGCGGTGCGGAACGCCTCCTTGGCCGCGCGCTGATGCTCCGGCTCGGAATCGATGGTGGTCAGCGTGCCGTCCTCGCGCATACCGTCGAGCAGCCACAGCCCGCTGATCCCCGCTCCGGTACCCACCTCGACAACCGCCCGCGCGCCGAGGAGCTGGGCATACATGCTCAGCAACGCGCCGACCGACGGCGGCACCGGCGCCGCGCCGAGTTCGGTGGCCCGCTCGCGCGCGCTCACGAGTACCTCGTCCTCCACGACGGACTCCTCCACATAGGCAAGGTTCCGCTCCAGATTCGATGCCACGCCTAGAAGGCTAGGGCAGGCGAACGTTCCGGGTCGTATTCAGCGCACGAGTCGATCGCCGAAATGTCGCGTCGGCTCATCGTGCGCACCGGATCCCCCCGGCCGTGAACGGTCGGCAGATCGCCGGCAACCGCGAAAATCGGTTGCCGGTGCCGATCACGCTTGGCAGGTTTGGCGTTACGAATTCGGGTACCGCTGCGATACGACTGTCGGGCACCGACGGGATTCTCAGGTGTCCCTCAGGATCTCCATATCCCGGCCATACCGGGACAGGAAAGAGTTGGCACTACGCAAGACCAGCCGACCGCACCGGGCGGGACGCGGGAACAACGCCATAGCACATGACGTTGGTACCCGTACGACAGCGATTAGTAGATCGCTGTCGGGTTCCGTAACGACGGTCCCGAGTAGGAGGTAGCCCCATCCACATGGTCGATGCGGCGCGTGAGTACGCCACCCTGCCAGAGCCGAACCTGCCGATCGAGGCGGTCGCGGCCGATGACGAGTTGACCGGTACCGCGGCATTCGATGCCACCGGCGATCGATCCGTGATGCCGACCTGGGACGAACTGGTCCGCGAGCACGCCGACCGGGTCTACCGGCTGGCCTACCGCCTGTCCGGTGACGCCCAGGATGCCGAGGATCTCACCCAGGAAACCTTCATCCGGGTGTTCCGTTCGCTGTCGAACTACCAACCGGGCACGTTCGAGGGCTGGTTACACCGCATTACCACCAACCTCTTCCTCGATATGGTGCGGCGACGCAACCGGATCAGGATGGAGGCGCTGCCCGAGGACTACGACCGGGTACCCGCCGACGGCCCCGGCCCGGAGCAGGCCTACCACGACGCCCGGCTGGATCCCGACCTGCAGTCCGCCCTCGATTCGCTGGCGCCGGAGTTCCGCGCCGCGGTGGTGCTCTGTGACATCGAAGGTCTGTCCTACGAGGAGATCGGCGCTACGCTCGGGGTGAAGTTGGGTACCGTGCGCAGCCGGATCCATCGCGGCCGTCAGGCACTGCGGGACTACCTTGCGCATAATGGAGTTGAGCAG
This region includes:
- the sigE gene encoding RNA polymerase sigma factor SigE — encoded protein: MVDAAREYATLPEPNLPIEAVAADDELTGTAAFDATGDRSVMPTWDELVREHADRVYRLAYRLSGDAQDAEDLTQETFIRVFRSLSNYQPGTFEGWLHRITTNLFLDMVRRRNRIRMEALPEDYDRVPADGPGPEQAYHDARLDPDLQSALDSLAPEFRAAVVLCDIEGLSYEEIGATLGVKLGTVRSRIHRGRQALRDYLAHNGVEQRFAAPVAGVDEH
- a CDS encoding O-methyltransferase — encoded protein: MASNLERNLAYVEESVVEDEVLVSARERATELGAAPVPPSVGALLSMYAQLLGARAVVEVGTGAGISGLWLLDGMREDGTLTTIDSEPEHQRAAKEAFRTADIPPARTRLINGRALDVLPRLADGAYDLVFIDAAPLEHPQYVQQAVRLLRAGGAILLYNALLGGRVPDAAQRDPATQAVRAATRAIAEDPELTSVLIPVGDGLLCAARG